In Tachysurus vachellii isolate PV-2020 chromosome 7, HZAU_Pvac_v1, whole genome shotgun sequence, the DNA window GAACAGATCCTCGGCAGGTTCAGTGTATTTCCAGCCTCAGAGTCTTTTCCCAGGGACTATAAGGTGTGGAGCCTCTTGTACGGTACATCTCTAACTGGTCAAACACTACATACTGGATCTGATGTAACTGGAATATCTACATGTTCATAAACGCCAGTAACTGACAATGCTGCAGTTACTGaaatctatcgatctatctatttatttaactgtttatttaatggttttgtttatttttttatttttttgcgaTTACTAATATGACCAGGTTACTAATCAGTTTACACCACTTTATttgatttcctcttttttttttttttaaattagagcTTTAATGACAAATGTCATGACAGCGATTTTATTCTACTATTTGTGTATGCGTATTTATCGGCATTGGTGGCATATCAATGATGGCAGTTAGTAAATCGTTGTCCTGACACTGggttttctgtctttctttcaggAGGTGTACGAAATGTCGAACGGTTATGAAGATCACATGGTGGAGGAGGCGAAGGACGCCAAGACGAACCTGATCGTAAACTATTTGCCTCAGAACATGTCTCAGGAGGAGCTGCGCAGTCTGTTCAGCAGCATCGGCGAGGTGGAGAGCGCTAAGCTCATTCGAGATAAAGTTGCCGGTCCGTATATACGTTTTTAaaactcatctctctctctctcacgcgcacacacacgcacaccgaTAAGTCAGGAAAATATGGTTCTctcctatatattttttaataactttcTTAGTGGTTTTCAGctcaattttaatatttttttcctcaaggtttgtcttgtttttttccctgcaaCATGGTTAATTcatttctgatattttaatgatttgtttctttctatCCGTaaggtttgtttgttggtttgtttgtttgttggtttgtttttgtttggtttagtttggttgtttttattgttttgtgttgttttctccAGGCCACAGTTTAGGGTACGGCTTTGTTAACTATGTAAACCCTAATGATGCAGAAAGAGCAATCAGTACTCTGAATGGCCTGAGGCTACAGTCTAAAACCATCAAGGTAATCTTACATCACTACATATTTTCCATCACGCGTGGCCTTTTAACCGTTGGGTTATTTCTGTTACCATAAATCTGTTCATTAAAGCTGAgagtttttgttgtttacttttCACTCAGTAACACTCCACATTAAGGCCTGGGTTATACTTGATGCATGAAGagcgtttttttgtttgtttgtttgtttgtttgtttagtttccccccctccccctccctttatttgcttattatttattatcattattattattattatttttcccccctcttCTTCCCTCTCACAAACTCCACTGTGTACTTTACATACAGCTGGAGAATTAAAAACAATGGTCAGTAGATGGAGCCAAAATGTCCATGAACATCAGTTTAGCAAGATGGGCTGCAAAACCTTAAAGTCTTTTTCTTTAATACTTTACTGAGTTCCCAATCAGACCTTTTGATGGCTGTGTGAGTTGTTTTTTAATTCACACATTACTCACAAGCTGGTTAGTGTTGGTGCTCAGTAACCGGGTCAGTACATAAACATGTAACCCTGCACTGTTTCGCAGTCGTACTGCACCTTACCGTTAAACAACGGAGACTGCCGACGATGTGCACAGGATACGCTGCCGTAGCCATATACGTGTTTAAAAAGCGAGTATATTCCAGGCTTAAGAGATGGATGTTAATTATTTATGCTTCTAAGACATTAACAGTTTGTTTTATCGGTTCCTTTTCGTTAAGCCGTAATCAATTAGTGAGTTAATGAGTAGTGTTTTTAGAATTTGAACACTACCTGACTAATATTATCATTATGCTAATTAAGCTGATTGGTTAATAAATGTAACTAATCACACTGCGTTGAGGTGCAGTGTTAGTTCTATAACATATTTCTAACATGTTAACCGGTTTGTTTTGTAGATACTTTGGAGCTCAATGGTGGTTTTTTTACTAAATGTAGGCCTCTGTGCtgcatttttattgtcattgttcaGTATATTTTAGTTGTTATTGAGGAGTAAGACGTGTTTCTGAAATCCATCTTTCTTGTCAGTCTGCTTTGTTTGTAACCTGATTTGTTGTGTTTCCCGCCGCAGGTGTCGTACGCACGGCCGAGCTCAGACTCCATCAAAGACGCCAATCTGTACATCAGCGGCCTTCCTAAGAACATGACGCAGAAGGACGTGGAGGACATGTTTACACGCTACGGACGCATCATCAACTCGCGTGTGCTCGTCGATCAGACTTCAGGTGAGCAGGAAACTCCATCTCATCTCCAGTAATCTACTGCTTCAGGGTAGCACTTCATCACCACTGTTCCTGTTCCTGCCAGGTCTTTCCCGTGGGGTTGCTTTTATACGCTTTGACAGGCGCTCTGAGGCAGAAGACGCCGTCAAAGAGCTGAATGGACAGAAACCCGCCGGTGCAGCTGAACCCATCACCGTCAAATTTGCTGCGAATCCTaatcagattaaaaacacacagataatcCCTCAGGTCTATCAGACACAGTCTCGCCGTTTCGGAGGACCTGTACACCACCAGGCCCAGAGattcaggtacacacacacactcacacacacaatggtgtGAGCTGAGAGGCTTTATACAATCACGCAGTCTTTATATGGCACACAAATGAGTTGATGTTCTTTTGATGAAACTTCTCAGAAAaggtttcatttcttttctgttctatttAAATTTAGACCAGGATTTGTCAgtgaatgtatgtatttatttaaaaagtgtgtgtgtgtgtacactcaggTTCTCCCCAATGGGTGTGGACCACATGAGCGGTCTTTCGGGGGCGAACATGGGCGGGAGCACACAGACCGGCTGGTGCATCTTCATCTATAATCTGGGTCCGGACGCAGATGAGGGAATCCTGTGGCAGATGTTTGGTCCTTTTGGTGCCGTCACCAACGTCAAAGTGATCCGAGACTTCAACACCAACAAGTGCAAAGGCTTCGGCTTCGTCACCATGACCAACTACGAGGAGGCGGCCGTGGCTATCGCTAGCCTCAACGGCTACAGACTGGGGGACAAGATACTGCAGGTGTCTTTCAAAACCAGCAAGACACACAAGTAGAAGGACATTGTGGAAAGCTGCTGTTTTATAGTTTCATTCAGTTCATACATGCCGCTCTTCactctgctcacacacacacacacacctcacgtcGCTACATCACTGCACTCATAACGACCATCGTAAAGTCCATCACTTTAATATTGTGTTGTATCGTTGGACTGTTTATTGCCACATGCCCTGTGTGTTATTCCACTTTACACCGTGTCCGTTGCCATCTTTCTGCTCATTAACACAAGAGGATGTGAAGTATACAAGATggtcaatctttttttttttttttttttctctctcctttgtATCATAATTACACGTCGACTAGCTTAGCTTTGGTAGGATtagttgtattatttttttctttggtaaGTGTGTTTGAGAAGTTTTCACACTGCATCACTAACACCCCCTTCCTCcccctcctcttttttttttcttttttcttaatgtGCATGActgcctgtttttttgtttttgtttgttttgttttttttttgttttgttggaatTGTCCAGTTTGTGTAATTTTCAGTGCTTGATATAAGtattgttaaacacacacacacacacacacacacacacacaggtcacagcTTGGTTGCTGTATGGACGTCTGTATCTAATCAGATATGAACAGCTATATAAGGTCTGAAACCGTTCTGTTCCTGCTTATAATGACAAACATGTTAatggagcagtgtgtgtgtgtgtgtgatgtctttgCCTCTGCTGTGTCTATATGCAGAACTGCATGGAAATCATTGGCCAGCATGGGGGAGAGGGCGGAGCCTGATTTTGTATGGGCGGAGCTAATTTCAGAAACAGGAATCTAGATTTATGTATTGTGAAATATTTCCTTCTTCTGTCTTGATTGTACGATGAACACTTTGACCACGGTTTATTCCTGAAATTCAGAAATGTCTCACCGTCAAGTCTCTgctcatgattattattattatgggatgtattagaCATTCTCAGCAGTCACTGATGTTGCATCTGTACAGTGATTCAACGTGTGACGCCTTATcgttttaaatctattttccTCCAGTTTTTGAATCCGTGGCACTTTTCCTGATTGAGGCTGTTGTGTGTCGAGTGAAGTaaaagttgtttgtttatttaagcgattctttaagttaaaaaagaataaatgaactACAGAGCAAGTGAAAGTAAGAAGGACCAAAGATGAGGAAAGTTCCCCTggaataattacaataaaatagtTCCCCCATTTCTTATTTCAGCTTCAggctttttttcctcctttattttctgttttatgtgGCTTtagttgtattatttttattttttttctgtttgactCTAATCACAAATGGGcgtttgatatattttttttgtttgtttctgttttgagtGACAATTCTGatcattaaattttattttcatttgctgaatattttgtttcgtttatttcttattagatttggtttctttgctttctttttcacatCATATTAGACAACCTTTTTATTATAGCCAATAAATTCcgttatatttgtttttgtctcacCTACATGGTGTAGAACTAGCTGCGATTACATTAACGTTTTAAGCAGAAGGACCAAGACACTTAAGTATTTattgtaattcatttttattgcgAATGGTCTGAGATCCGGATCAGTGTCCGCATTAATTCATGCACGATGTCAAATATCAAGAACCACTAAAAGTCAGTTGCTTCTGCTTTGTAATTACTGTGGCAAATTAATTCATACAACTGCTTATTACATTAGTATTTAATTGCCATGTGCACTTCAGGAAGCTGCTTAACGACAGCTAATCTGTCCTGTTCATGTGTTGGCACATAGTAATAACAGACGTGTCTTTTGATGTGGCAACTTTATGATGATTAACTGCAGTGAGAGTCTGATGTTGAATTCTTTCTATGGTCATTTCCTGGTTTCCCAAACCGTGATTGGCTGAAGTCGAGCTGCTGAGTGTTGCATTTATTACGGTTTATAACCCTATCACAATACTGTAGATACTGTGGGATCCTTAACAGTAGTTAGGTCAGAGAAACcatgttgctatggttacacatctctctttcatctctctctcgtGTCTGATGTTGGACACTAGTGTTAAAGTCCTGCTCCACCCTCTTGGTGGTGAATTCAttgttttcgtgtgtgtgtgagagagagagagagagaacgttaTATTTATTGTTGAACATGATTCATGTCCTACatgtacagattttttttttaattgccatTTTTAGATCTACAGTCAGACTGTAATGtggttttatttcaaataaaattctaAGCAAATTGAAACGGTCTTGTGttgtaacatcacacacacacacacacacacacacacacacaccacgtgtTGTACAGTACCATCATCCCCACACTCCGCCTGCTCAGGTGTGCTTAGGTGTGCTCCCATCCCACTGGGGATGGTGCGGTCCGGGTCCATATGAACACCACCCCCACAATTTCAGCAGTGGTTTGTTCCAgcaccccacccccccaccccccatgcTGATAGACTGGTTTGTTAACTGGACGTAAAGAAGTAAAATATAGGAAACTGAAATAAAGAAGCGAAAGTAATAAAGATGATAAATGAGAAGAGGAACTAAACGAAGTGCAGAGGAAGAAAACACCTGagaatttattcatcttttatgTCACGAACTGTTGAGAGACGAAAGCCGACTAAAGAAGAGATTAATAATTAACAACggagtaataaaataattaataattaataaggaaatatcacaatattatttattaaccacAGCCGGTTTCAGAGTTTCACACGTGACGTGGCAGGAATCccgctctgtgattggttgtcggCGTCCCTGGGCTTTGTGACGTCACGCACGCGTTTTACCTGCCGGGCTGTAACGGAGCACGGTGTGTGCGCGTGACACGGTGAGTTTACCGGACAGGCACGCGACACTAACGCCATGTGGACCGCGGTGACGGAGCGTTACGAGGCGTTTTTAACGGAGAAGAACATAATGACGGATTGTTTAACGGAGCTCGAGCGGCGCACCGGTGTGAAGAAACAGTACATTATCTCAGGTACGGGCTCAGGTAACGGGAGGGGGGGggcactgtctcacacacacacacactgtctcacacacacatacacactgtctcac includes these proteins:
- the elavl1a gene encoding ELAV-like protein 1a isoform X2; the encoded protein is MAVRRGHVRYLKEVYEMSNGYEDHMVEEAKDAKTNLIVNYLPQNMSQEELRSLFSSIGEVESAKLIRDKVAGHSLGYGFVNYVNPNDAERAISTLNGLRLQSKTIKVSYARPSSDSIKDANLYISGLPKNMTQKDVEDMFTRYGRIINSRVLVDQTSGLSRGVAFIRFDRRSEAEDAVKELNGQKPAGAAEPITVKFAANPNQIKNTQIIPQVYQTQSRRFGGPVHHQAQRFRFSPMGVDHMSGLSGANMGGSTQTGWCIFIYNLGPDADEGILWQMFGPFGAVTNVKVIRDFNTNKCKGFGFVTMTNYEEAAVAIASLNGYRLGDKILQVSFKTSKTHK
- the elavl1a gene encoding ELAV-like protein 1a isoform X1, producing the protein MSSVGVAIAFSLCGRFCVTRTRPRSGRKRSEGDFFCFLRKDSAREVKSEVYEMSNGYEDHMVEEAKDAKTNLIVNYLPQNMSQEELRSLFSSIGEVESAKLIRDKVAGHSLGYGFVNYVNPNDAERAISTLNGLRLQSKTIKVSYARPSSDSIKDANLYISGLPKNMTQKDVEDMFTRYGRIINSRVLVDQTSGLSRGVAFIRFDRRSEAEDAVKELNGQKPAGAAEPITVKFAANPNQIKNTQIIPQVYQTQSRRFGGPVHHQAQRFRFSPMGVDHMSGLSGANMGGSTQTGWCIFIYNLGPDADEGILWQMFGPFGAVTNVKVIRDFNTNKCKGFGFVTMTNYEEAAVAIASLNGYRLGDKILQVSFKTSKTHK
- the elavl1a gene encoding ELAV-like protein 1a isoform X3; the encoded protein is MTQKDVEDMFTRYGRIINSRVLVDQTSGLSRGVAFIRFDRRSEAEDAVKELNGQKPAGAAEPITVKFAANPNQIKNTQIIPQVYQTQSRRFGGPVHHQAQRFRFSPMGVDHMSGLSGANMGGSTQTGWCIFIYNLGPDADEGILWQMFGPFGAVTNVKVIRDFNTNKCKGFGFVTMTNYEEAAVAIASLNGYRLGDKILQVSFKTSKTHK